In Alkalihalobacillus sp. TS-13, the following are encoded in one genomic region:
- a CDS encoding chromosome condensation regulator translates to MDYISPKEAVLKVKRWPKDTIAAGRRHTVGLKSDGTVSALGDNKYGQCDVSGWRDIVAIVAGNVHMATNTGNAHTIGLKSDNTVVAVGWNKHDQCDVNDWRDIVAVAAGWRRTIGLKSDGTVVAVGRNNEGECNVSGWHDIVAVAAGDWHTIGLKLDGTVTAVGNNRYRQCNVSGWCDIVAVAAGYLHTIGLKSDGTVTAVGLNEHDQCDVSGWRGIVAIAVGSNHTIGLKSDGTVSAVGWNEYGQCNVSDWRDIVAITAGCAHTVGLKSDGTVVAVGDNEYGQCDVSGWRGIQLPGN, encoded by the coding sequence ATGGATTACATTTCACCGAAAGAAGCGGTGTTAAAGGTGAAACGGTGGCCTAAAGATACCATAGCGGCGGGTCGTCGTCATACCGTTGGGCTTAAATCTGACGGTACGGTGTCAGCTTTGGGTGATAATAAATATGGTCAATGTGATGTAAGCGGCTGGCGCGATATTGTGGCGATCGTGGCTGGTAATGTTCATATGGCGACGAACACGGGTAATGCTCATACAATCGGTCTTAAATCTGACAATACTGTGGTGGCTGTGGGTTGGAATAAGCATGACCAATGCGATGTAAACGACTGGCGCGATATTGTAGCGGTTGCGGCGGGTTGGCGTCGTACCATTGGGCTTAAATCGGATGGCACGGTGGTAGCAGTGGGCCGAAATAATGAAGGTGAATGCAATGTAAGCGGCTGGCATGATATTGTGGCGGTCGCGGCGGGTGACTGGCATACCATCGGTCTTAAATTGGACGGCACGGTGACGGCTGTGGGTAATAATCGGTATCGCCAATGCAATGTAAGCGGCTGGTGCGATATTGTGGCAGTCGCGGCGGGTTATCTTCATACAATCGGTCTTAAATCTGACGGAACGGTGACGGCTGTGGGTTTGAATGAACATGACCAATGCGATGTAAGCGGCTGGCGCGGTATTGTGGCAATTGCGGTGGGTAGTAATCATACAATCGGCCTTAAATCTGACGGTACTGTGTCAGCCGTAGGTTGGAATGAGTATGGCCAATGTAATGTAAGTGATTGGCGCGATATTGTGGCGATTACGGCGGGTTGTGCCCATACCGTCGGGCTTAAATCGGACGGCACGGTGGTTGCTGTGGGTGATAATGAATATGGCCAATGCGATGTAAGCGGCTGGCGCGGCATCCAACTGCCCGGCAATTAG
- a CDS encoding YafY family protein, with translation MRVERLVSIIYKLLNNEILSASALAEKYDVSQRTIYRDIDAICAAGIPVVSYQGVNGGYGIMDGYKLDKSLLGSYDVGSLISILYSMSTVFEDDRALETIERLKSIDSEAGQRLSVDIGGNGSKPESLRILLKAITNRQVVRFNYVNAKNEKTNRIVEPVRLLYKHSSWYLYGFCRKPMDYRNFKISRMDHLQVSSEYFRQKHDVEENRMPGSTYYSVEHEDVETIELHVSSDALASAMDRFPLAIKTFHNDGSLTISFHVYKPNEANWLWSALLSFGSNIEVMKPVELRKKMKKEIKKIIKLYSEV, from the coding sequence ATGAGAGTAGAAAGACTAGTATCCATTATCTATAAACTATTGAATAATGAGATTCTTTCCGCTTCTGCATTGGCGGAAAAATACGATGTCTCTCAAAGAACGATCTATCGTGATATTGACGCCATATGTGCAGCAGGGATTCCCGTTGTATCATACCAAGGCGTTAATGGTGGGTATGGAATAATGGATGGATACAAGCTGGACAAAAGTTTGCTCGGTTCTTATGACGTTGGTTCACTTATCTCCATCCTTTACAGCATGTCTACTGTTTTTGAAGATGATCGTGCCTTGGAAACCATAGAACGGCTTAAATCGATAGATTCTGAAGCAGGCCAAAGATTATCCGTGGATATTGGTGGCAATGGGTCTAAGCCAGAATCATTACGGATACTGCTTAAAGCAATAACAAATCGCCAGGTTGTACGTTTCAACTATGTTAATGCTAAAAATGAAAAAACGAATCGAATAGTAGAGCCTGTCCGATTGTTGTATAAGCATAGCTCCTGGTATCTTTATGGATTCTGTAGGAAACCGATGGATTATCGGAATTTTAAAATCTCTAGAATGGACCATTTACAGGTTAGTAGCGAATATTTCCGACAAAAACACGATGTAGAAGAGAATAGGATGCCTGGGTCTACATACTACAGCGTGGAACATGAGGATGTAGAAACAATTGAATTACATGTTTCTTCCGATGCCCTTGCTTCAGCAATGGATCGATTTCCCCTTGCCATCAAAACCTTTCATAATGATGGTTCGTTAACGATAAGCTTTCATGTTTATAAACCAAATGAAGCAAATTGGCTTTGGTCTGCGTTACTGAGCTTCGGAAGCAATATTGAAGTCATGAAACCGGTTGAGCTTCGAAAGAAAATGAAAAAAGAAATTAAAAAAATCATAAAACTTTATTCTGAAGTATGA
- a CDS encoding DinB family protein, which yields MTNPVEMYHYHSWANQVIFNRLKEFPEEIFYQEVQGTFPSISKVLAHIYTTDRGWLEILSGIDMSVSMEKSGEVEEEASSRTLEELEKMFIELSQRYKSFLEMEMYLDRKIVLDNPYAGVRDTKVSEIVLHVVNHGTYHRGNVSSMLHQMGYSLTMNDYALFWYQVKSSNSSNGKKEANKNG from the coding sequence ATGACAAATCCAGTAGAAATGTATCATTATCATTCTTGGGCTAATCAGGTGATTTTCAATCGTTTAAAGGAGTTTCCAGAAGAGATTTTTTATCAGGAGGTGCAAGGTACATTCCCTTCTATTTCGAAGGTGCTAGCACATATTTATACCACAGATCGTGGCTGGCTGGAAATCCTTTCGGGTATAGATATGAGTGTCTCGATGGAAAAATCAGGTGAGGTAGAAGAGGAAGCATCATCAAGGACTCTTGAGGAATTAGAAAAAATGTTTATCGAACTCTCCCAACGTTATAAGAGTTTCCTGGAAATGGAGATGTATCTGGATCGGAAAATCGTATTGGATAATCCTTATGCCGGAGTTCGTGATACGAAAGTATCCGAGATCGTCCTTCATGTTGTTAATCATGGGACTTATCACCGGGGCAACGTATCCTCCATGTTGCATCAGATGGGCTATTCGTTGACGATGAATGATTACGCATTGTTTTGGTATCAAGTGAAATCTTCAAATAGCAGTAATGGAAAGAAGGAAGCAAATAAAAATGGGTAA
- a CDS encoding putative quinol monooxygenase — MNNKQVVWINVFTAKPGKLDELVTIQSEELVNFKSEDVPGWISSRWHCSVDNNKAIMVTTWESIEFHKSWLEKADFAEHLNKIQHLIEGTEGGYYTVVENIENS, encoded by the coding sequence ATGAATAATAAACAAGTAGTGTGGATTAACGTATTTACTGCCAAACCAGGTAAACTGGATGAATTGGTCACTATCCAATCTGAAGAATTAGTAAACTTTAAAAGCGAAGATGTACCTGGCTGGATTAGTAGTCGTTGGCATTGTTCAGTCGATAATAACAAGGCAATTATGGTGACTACATGGGAGAGTATTGAATTTCATAAAAGTTGGTTAGAAAAAGCTGACTTTGCAGAACACCTAAATAAGATTCAACATCTGATTGAAGGAACAGAAGGCGGGTACTACACAGTGGTAGAAAATATTGAAAACTCATAA
- a CDS encoding SDR family oxidoreductase: MSGEKVAFITGAGRGIGAATAKELASMGIKVAINYLSDHKSADQVVNEIRSDGGDAIKIQGDVCSAEQVTIMTNQILEQWGRIDILVSNANIPFVIKPFLTISWSEFSQKLNDEIKAAYHLSQAILPVMKENSYGRIVYIGSAAAKIPEKNFIAHGTAKAALVQFAKQIAKEFGEFGITANVISPGLVETDASREQVKLLKSEFTALTPLKRIAQPEDVAKAVALYVCDRSGFITGSYIPVDGGMYMI, encoded by the coding sequence ATGTCAGGAGAAAAAGTAGCATTTATTACAGGTGCCGGACGCGGAATTGGTGCAGCTACAGCGAAAGAGTTAGCAAGCATGGGTATAAAAGTTGCAATTAACTACTTATCTGACCATAAAAGTGCAGACCAAGTAGTAAATGAAATTCGATCGGATGGAGGAGATGCTATCAAAATTCAGGGAGATGTTTGCAGTGCAGAACAAGTAACCATTATGACAAATCAGATCCTTGAACAGTGGGGACGAATTGATATTTTAGTTAGTAATGCCAACATCCCTTTTGTTATAAAGCCTTTTCTTACTATTTCATGGTCTGAATTTTCACAGAAACTAAATGATGAAATCAAAGCTGCTTATCATCTATCGCAGGCAATTTTACCGGTAATGAAAGAAAATAGTTATGGACGGATCGTCTATATAGGAAGTGCAGCTGCGAAAATTCCAGAAAAAAACTTTATTGCTCATGGAACAGCAAAAGCAGCACTTGTCCAATTTGCCAAACAGATCGCCAAGGAATTTGGAGAATTCGGAATAACGGCTAATGTGATTTCACCAGGATTAGTAGAAACCGATGCTTCAAGAGAGCAAGTGAAACTACTTAAGTCAGAGTTTACTGCATTGACACCACTGAAAAGGATCGCTCAGCCTGAAGATGTGGCTAAGGCTGTTGCGTTATATGTTTGTGACCGATCTGGATTTATCACTGGTTCATATATACCTGTAGATGGCGGTATGTATATGATTTGA
- a CDS encoding nucleotidyltransferase family protein produces MGNLQTGYGLDGEGYIMTDVAIDKIDNAYLPCIRESVEKLVRLFPHLLHSVYVYGSVARGEAVAVKSDLDLLVMFDDKLCAEELAELKTVTKALSRKYHSLVRDVGIAVANYDYVVDPANYYEQAFLKELCVCVHGEDLRERFGPYKLTSEIAISFNGDIREVLDRTIIRLEAATIDEFKTLLQNLARKLIRTYYSMVMVRAQIWSTRLHEQSDVFIQYFPHKEPIIRTLQKWIEEPPLNLELVLDLFQSEGKWVTANFEREARITS; encoded by the coding sequence ATGGGGAATCTACAAACTGGATATGGGCTAGACGGGGAAGGGTACATTATGACTGACGTCGCTATAGATAAGATTGACAATGCCTACCTTCCGTGCATAAGAGAGTCTGTCGAGAAGCTAGTAAGGTTATTTCCACATCTATTGCACAGTGTCTATGTATATGGAAGCGTTGCAAGAGGTGAAGCTGTGGCGGTTAAGTCAGATCTAGACCTTTTAGTTATGTTCGATGATAAGCTGTGTGCAGAAGAGTTGGCGGAGTTAAAGACAGTTACGAAAGCATTGTCTCGAAAGTATCACTCTTTGGTTCGCGATGTTGGCATTGCTGTTGCAAATTACGACTATGTTGTTGATCCGGCGAATTACTACGAACAGGCATTTCTTAAGGAACTCTGTGTTTGTGTTCACGGAGAGGATCTTCGAGAACGATTCGGCCCTTACAAACTCACATCAGAGATAGCGATAAGTTTTAATGGAGATATTCGTGAAGTTCTTGATAGGACAATAATCCGGTTAGAGGCAGCTACCATAGATGAGTTTAAAACACTTTTACAAAACTTGGCTCGTAAGCTCATTCGTACATACTATTCAATGGTGATGGTACGAGCTCAGATATGGTCAACACGACTTCACGAGCAGTCTGATGTTTTTATCCAGTACTTTCCTCATAAGGAACCTATTATTCGCACTTTGCAGAAATGGATAGAGGAGCCGCCCCTCAATCTAGAACTAGTACTAGATCTCTTTCAGAGCGAGGGCAAGTGGGTTACTGCGAACTTCGAACGTGAAGCCCGTATCACTTCTTGA
- a CDS encoding bifunctional 4-hydroxy-2-oxoglutarate aldolase/2-dehydro-3-deoxy-phosphogluconate aldolase, whose amino-acid sequence MNELKEAKVIPVMRNMPDDDLTDIVQALVDGGAKAVEITLDEPNGIAKIKKLKKEFPDLLVGAGTVFSIDDAEDAIKVKADFLVSPIMVKEVLHFANNRHTLFIPGVFTPTEMVHATIQGASMVNIFPASALGPEFIASVLEPFEDISLMCSSDENVADYMKAGAEVIRIDRNLITDKNLENKEWNQIKERFQEYVEQVN is encoded by the coding sequence TTGAATGAACTTAAAGAGGCAAAGGTCATCCCCGTTATGCGAAACATGCCCGATGATGATCTAACAGACATCGTGCAAGCCCTTGTAGATGGTGGTGCCAAGGCAGTTGAAATCACGCTGGATGAGCCGAACGGCATAGCAAAAATCAAAAAGCTCAAGAAGGAATTCCCTGATCTGTTGGTTGGGGCAGGTACCGTATTCTCAATTGATGATGCGGAAGATGCCATCAAGGTGAAAGCTGATTTCCTTGTCTCGCCAATCATGGTAAAAGAAGTTCTTCATTTTGCGAATAACCGTCACACGTTATTCATCCCAGGGGTTTTCACACCTACTGAAATGGTCCATGCAACGATCCAAGGAGCATCAATGGTCAACATCTTTCCAGCCTCCGCCCTTGGACCAGAATTCATTGCATCCGTATTGGAACCGTTTGAAGATATCTCGCTCATGTGTTCAAGTGATGAAAATGTTGCAGATTATATGAAAGCCGGAGCAGAAGTGATCCGAATCGATCGTAACCTGATCACTGATAAAAACCTCGAAAACAAAGAATGGAACCAAATCAAAGAACGGTTTCAAGAATATGTGGAACAGGTAAATTAA
- a CDS encoding MBL fold metallo-hydrolase, with the protein MKKYIYTTCGVQYPESERAPESCSICQDERQYVNQNGQEWTTLQSVVESGDYRNEIKLEEENLYSITTTPSFGIGQTAYLVRQNGFNILWDCITYLDQETIEAIEKLGGIDAIALSHPHYYSTQADWAEIFDAPIYIHEDDQQWVMEPSMRIEFWRGEELLLEAGITLHRLGGHFKGGAVLHWPGGNSGKGILLTGDIIQVVADQNWVSFMYSYPNQIPLPARKVEEIAEKVYHLTFDRIYSAFLKIVRTEANEAVQRSARRYVDAIEGKLFNT; encoded by the coding sequence ATGAAAAAATACATTTATACAACATGTGGCGTCCAATATCCGGAAAGTGAGCGTGCGCCTGAAAGTTGTTCGATATGCCAGGATGAGCGGCAGTACGTCAATCAGAATGGGCAGGAATGGACGACGCTCCAATCGGTGGTCGAGAGCGGAGACTATCGGAATGAAATCAAACTGGAAGAGGAAAACCTGTACAGCATCACCACCACACCGAGTTTCGGAATCGGACAGACGGCTTATCTGGTTCGTCAAAACGGCTTCAACATTTTGTGGGACTGCATCACATATTTGGACCAAGAGACGATCGAGGCGATTGAAAAACTAGGAGGAATCGACGCGATCGCCTTGTCGCACCCTCATTATTATTCAACGCAGGCAGATTGGGCGGAAATCTTTGACGCTCCGATCTATATCCATGAAGACGATCAGCAATGGGTGATGGAGCCGAGTATGCGGATTGAATTTTGGAGAGGCGAAGAGCTGCTGCTTGAAGCTGGGATTACTCTCCATCGTCTTGGCGGTCATTTTAAAGGAGGAGCGGTTCTGCATTGGCCGGGTGGGAACAGTGGGAAAGGGATCCTGTTGACCGGGGACATCATCCAGGTGGTTGCGGACCAGAACTGGGTCAGCTTCATGTATAGTTATCCAAACCAGATCCCGCTGCCAGCAAGGAAAGTGGAAGAAATCGCCGAAAAAGTGTATCACTTGACCTTTGACCGGATCTACAGTGCCTTCCTTAAAATCGTGAGGACTGAAGCGAACGAAGCGGTGCAGCGATCGGCACGACGCTATGTGGATGCGATTGAAGGAAAGCTGTTCAATACGTGA
- a CDS encoding SHOCT domain-containing protein, with product MHHFGFFPWFVFPIFFILIAIFVTNLILLRKNGQWYRSGSYNAMEMLEKRYVSGEIDETEFKRIKENLK from the coding sequence ATGCACCATTTCGGTTTCTTCCCTTGGTTTGTATTTCCAATCTTTTTCATACTCATCGCCATCTTTGTTACTAATCTCATTTTATTACGAAAAAATGGGCAATGGTATCGAAGCGGATCATACAATGCGATGGAAATGCTTGAAAAAAGGTATGTCAGTGGCGAAATCGACGAGACCGAGTTCAAAAGAATCAAAGAAAACTTAAAATGA